The sequence TCATACTCCATCACCTTCCCTATGCAATGGGAGGGACTCATCTGGGGAAGGACCGGATGTTCCTTTGATTCATCAGAGGTCGGATCATGTTATTCCGGCGACTGTGGAGGATTTCTACGGTGTGAGAAAGCTCCGCTGCACCAGAAGATTTCAACGCCAATTACACAGGTCTTGTTACAGAACGGCACTTCTGCTGTTGATGTGGAGGAGGGTTATAATCTTCCATTGTCAATTAAGAGCTGTGGATCGCTGGGATGCAGTGCAACTGTTGCTGACGTTTGCCCCACAAATATACAGATTAAGGTTAATAATGAGGTGGTCGGTTGTAATGGTGGGTGCAATGTATATCAGGGGACATGCAGTCCACCTGAGTTCACTAACGCTCTCAAGGAAACCTGCCCAAatgtttttcctttcaaaaatAAACTATGGTGCCCAACTACTACTAGTTATATCCTTACCTTCTGTCCCTTCTCAGTGACCTAAATACCATATTTCTGGTTTCTGTGTTTCTAATTCGATGGAATAAAAAATCTTTATTCAGTTGGATCATggttttgaaaatagaaataaagatcagaAATGTTTATTTTCTTTATAACGCAAATAGTGTGTTTTTTTTATCCTTGTAAAACAAGAAACTCCTCCATGACTTAAATATGCTAGCCTCCTTAGCGCGTACGTAATCTTGTATGGACTTGATtgattttgtatattgatgaggtCACAATTGTATGATACAGAATTTCGTAGAATGGGTAGTTTTGAATCTTATCAAAAAGAGTTGATTGCTTTCAAAATTGGATGATTGATAATTTCTGTCATTGGTATTTTCATGGATTCCTATATTTTCTCTTTTGTTATTTGGAGAGGCCAAAACCTACGGTGTATAGGCCAAAACCTGTAGGTCTGGAATTTGACAGGCTAGATGGTCGTTTTTTCACTTTTAGATTGTATATGATAGTATGTATTGACATGCTATATTTTTCTAAAGACTATATATGACATttcaaataattaataaacaataaaaaattataatagataatatatattatatagtattagaattcataatactgatatatattattttaaaatgtttttagtaaaaatataaatttatttaaaatattttaaaatggtaaGATATTAttgtttgtaatttaaaaaatattttaatatgattttttaaaatagtttctattttcttatatgaatttggaaacttgtcataattgaatcaattttaaaatattttaatatgtctTTTTAGAATAGTTTGTATAttcttatatgaatttagaaacttagtaaattgaaatttttatgtataattttttttacaatgaatatttttcttaaaatgtcaaatgaaagTAAAAAAATCATGTGACAGCAGGGGTTCAAAACAAAAGTTTTTATTTTCAATTGGATTAACACATAAAAATAGGAAAAAGAAGTTTTATAAGTTTATTAACCATATTATTTTTTCACTTAAGCTGAACTTAGGTACTTTTTTAGTATTAGGGTTTGCACATAGGGTTTCAATCATCATTTATGATGATTCATTCACTCTGTGGTCTTTGCTTGATATTTTTCTTCTAACAAGTCTTTTGcttgcaatttaaagatgtaatgtgattttgaaatttaaaatagattagatcattcataatctagtatgaggaaatatagtatgctttttactcctgcaattgatatgaaattcgacatttaaatattctttgggtttgtcaatactgataaacttttgagtgcaagtaatgcaagatgaggtgaaggaggttgaaggtgagaacatgaatcaggtagaattgcttttaactaaatgacttcgatggaaaagggaatctctcacacaccacattaggatttataatttgcatcttgaaaatatggatgatttaaatgaccttatttgagtgtttgttcaaattgaaatgatgaatttggaatgagaagtagattgatttaaatgtttatacatgtgcattaattgcatgatgtgagtagtttttgaattaaatctaagttgtgtgagtgattgtgaaatattatgctttattgttaaaagagatagaatgtataaacgattcaaaaatgaatattgaccctaggtttaatattctttttagatatgtat is a genomic window of Cryptomeria japonica chromosome 7, Sugi_1.0, whole genome shotgun sequence containing:
- the LOC131030065 gene encoding pathogenesis-related thaumatin-like protein 3.5 — protein: MENPLKLYFYLCIALTMASLCTAEDLSQKTIRLENKCSFTVWPGIASFNIHEYDTPDGFKPVLNSGESYSITFPMQWEGLIWGRTGCSFDSSEVGSCYSGDCGGFLRCEKAPLHQKISTPITQVLLQNGTSAVDVEEGYNLPLSIKSCGSLGCSATVADVCPTNIQIKVNNEVVGCNGGCNVYQGTCSPPEFTNALKETCPNVFPFKNKLWCPTTTSYILTFCPFSVT